The following coding sequences lie in one Rutidosis leptorrhynchoides isolate AG116_Rl617_1_P2 chromosome 6, CSIRO_AGI_Rlap_v1, whole genome shotgun sequence genomic window:
- the LOC139852644 gene encoding DNA repair protein recA homolog 1, chloroplastic-like isoform X1, translated as MDMAFCSKPHWFHSQLQGYQQQSLFSSFQFSKTPNFSRSTSLFAAKKTRVISHLDSRVNGALSSDPDSTFIDRQKALEAAMNDINNSFGKGSVTRLGSLGGALVETFPSGCLPLDLALGGGLPKGRIVEIYGPESSGKTTLALHAIAEVQKLGGNAMLVDAEHAFDPSYSKALGVDVENLIVCQPDNGEMALEIADRMCRSGAVDLICIDSVSALTPRAEIEGEIGMQQMGLQARLMSQALRKMSGNASKAGCTLIFLNQIRYKIGVFYGNPEVTSGGIALKFFASVRLEIRPIGKIKSVKGDEDIGLKVRVRVQKSKVSRPYKQAEFEIIFGEGASKMGCILDCAEMMDIVLKKGSWYSYRDQRLGQGRDRALQFLRENLPLCDEIEKMVRAAMMDETGQAVTSYARHSTPLNEEDQLLEEI; from the exons ATGGATATGGCGTTTTGTTCAAAACCCCATTGGTTTCATTCCCAGTTACAAGGGTATCAACAACAATCACTTTTTTCTTCCTTTCAGTTTTCCAAAACCCCTAATTTTTCACGCTCAACATCTTTGTTTGCCGCCAAAAAGACTAGGGTTATTTCACATCTTGATTCTAGAGTTAATGGCGCTCTTTCATCAGACCCTGATTCCACTTTTATTGACAGG CAAAAAGCACTGGAAGCTGCAATGAATGATATTAACAACTCGTTCGGGAAAGGGAGTGTGACGAGACTCGGAAGTCTTGGTGGTGCTCTCGT TGAAACATTTCCAAGTGGCTGTCTCCCGTTAGACCTTGCGTTAGGTGGTGGCTTACCTAAAGGGAGAATTGTAGag ATTTATGGACCCGAAAGTAGTGGAAAGACCACTTTGGCACTACATGCCATTGCAGAAGTTCAG AAACTAGGAGGCAATGCAATGCTTGTTGATGCAGAACATGCGTTTGATCCATCATATTCTAAAGCCTTAGGAGTCGATGTGGAAAATTTGATTGTTTGTCAACCTGATAATGGAGAAATGGCACTTGAAA TTGCAGACCGAATGTGTAGATCGGGTGCGGTTGATCTCATTTGCATTGACTCTGTATCTGCTCTTACTCCACGAGCTGAGATTGAA GGGGAGATTGGAATGCAACAAATGGGTTTGCAAGCACGTCTTATGAGTCAAGCATTGCGTAAGATGTCAGGAAATGCATCTAAAGCTGGATGTACTCTCATTTTTCTCAACCAAATAAGATACAAG ATAGGAGTTTTTTATGGAAATCCAGAAGTTACAAGTGGAGGTATAGCTTTAAAGTTTTTTGCATCTGTTCGACTTGAAATACGACCTATTGGCAAGATAAAGTCT GTGAAAGGTGATGAGGACATTGGGCTTAAGGTTCGAGTAAGAGTTCAAAAGAGTAAG GTTTCTAGACCATACAAGCAAGCAGAATTTGAAATTATATTCGGGGAGGGAGCCAGCAAAATG GGATGTATATTGGACTGTGCTGAAATGATGGACATTGTGTTGAAGAAGGGCTCTTGGTATAGCTATCGAGATCAAAG GTTGGGGCAGGGAAGAGACCGCGCGTTGCAGTTCTTGAGAGAAAACCTTCCCCTTTGTGATGAAATTGAAAAG ATGGTCAGGGCGGCAATGATGGATGAAACTGGGCAAGCAGTTACTTCATACGCTCGACACTCGACACCACTTAATGAAGAGGATCAATTACTAGAAGAAATTTAA
- the LOC139852644 gene encoding DNA repair protein recA homolog 1, chloroplastic-like isoform X2, translating to MDMAFCSKPHWFHSQLQGYQQQSLFSSFQFSKTPNFSRSTSLFAAKKTRVISHLDSRVNGALSSDPDSTFIDRQKALEAAMNDINNSFGKGSVTRLGSLGGALVETFPSGCLPLDLALGGGLPKGRIVEIYGPESSGKTTLALHAIAEVQKLGGNAMLVDAEHAFDPSYSKALGVDVENLIVCQPDNGEMALEIADRMCRSGAVDLICIDSVSALTPRAEIEGEIGMQQMGLQARLMSQALRKMSGNASKAGCTLIFLNQIRYKIGVFYGNPEVTSGGIALKFFASVRLEIRPIGKIKSVKGDEDIGLKVRVRVQKSKVSRPYKQAEFEIIFGEGASKMGCILDCAEMMDIVLKKGSWYSYRDQRFDFYSWFMQGYNYVEYDTKTIYKKQFTGWGREETARCSS from the exons ATGGATATGGCGTTTTGTTCAAAACCCCATTGGTTTCATTCCCAGTTACAAGGGTATCAACAACAATCACTTTTTTCTTCCTTTCAGTTTTCCAAAACCCCTAATTTTTCACGCTCAACATCTTTGTTTGCCGCCAAAAAGACTAGGGTTATTTCACATCTTGATTCTAGAGTTAATGGCGCTCTTTCATCAGACCCTGATTCCACTTTTATTGACAGG CAAAAAGCACTGGAAGCTGCAATGAATGATATTAACAACTCGTTCGGGAAAGGGAGTGTGACGAGACTCGGAAGTCTTGGTGGTGCTCTCGT TGAAACATTTCCAAGTGGCTGTCTCCCGTTAGACCTTGCGTTAGGTGGTGGCTTACCTAAAGGGAGAATTGTAGag ATTTATGGACCCGAAAGTAGTGGAAAGACCACTTTGGCACTACATGCCATTGCAGAAGTTCAG AAACTAGGAGGCAATGCAATGCTTGTTGATGCAGAACATGCGTTTGATCCATCATATTCTAAAGCCTTAGGAGTCGATGTGGAAAATTTGATTGTTTGTCAACCTGATAATGGAGAAATGGCACTTGAAA TTGCAGACCGAATGTGTAGATCGGGTGCGGTTGATCTCATTTGCATTGACTCTGTATCTGCTCTTACTCCACGAGCTGAGATTGAA GGGGAGATTGGAATGCAACAAATGGGTTTGCAAGCACGTCTTATGAGTCAAGCATTGCGTAAGATGTCAGGAAATGCATCTAAAGCTGGATGTACTCTCATTTTTCTCAACCAAATAAGATACAAG ATAGGAGTTTTTTATGGAAATCCAGAAGTTACAAGTGGAGGTATAGCTTTAAAGTTTTTTGCATCTGTTCGACTTGAAATACGACCTATTGGCAAGATAAAGTCT GTGAAAGGTGATGAGGACATTGGGCTTAAGGTTCGAGTAAGAGTTCAAAAGAGTAAG GTTTCTAGACCATACAAGCAAGCAGAATTTGAAATTATATTCGGGGAGGGAGCCAGCAAAATG GGATGTATATTGGACTGTGCTGAAATGATGGACATTGTGTTGAAGAAGGGCTCTTGGTATAGCTATCGAGATCAAAGGTTTGACTTCTACTCTTGGTTTATGCAAGGATACAATTATGTGgaatatgacacgaaaacaatctaCAAAAAACAATTTACAG GTTGGGGCAGGGAAGAGACCGCGCGTTGCAGTTCTTGA